In the Microcoleus sp. FACHB-672 genome, one interval contains:
- a CDS encoding APC family permease produces MSLYFQLKRWLVGDPLPTSASEEERLSNAAGLAVLASDALSSVAYATEEILLVLIAAGSAALTWSLPIAGAIVVLLVVVVLSYQQTIRAYPKGGGSYIVARENLGLVPGLVAAGSLMIDYILTVTVSISAGTAALTSAVPTLKPYTELLCLIFIFLLMVANLRGVRASGQLFVIPTYTFVVSIGLLILLGLFNQFTGRITNTESVIQATEGISLFLVLRAFSAGCAALTGVEAISDGILAFKPPEWKNARITLGYMGVLLAFMFIGITYLAHAYHIVPHEGETAVSLLSREILGRGPLYYFLQTTTLLILLLAANTSFADFPRLCYFLARDGFLPRQLALLGDRLVYSNGIILLSVCAGILVLIFRGNTSAIIPLYAVGVFTSFTLSQAGMVVHWFKERSAGWQASAVMNSLGALTTAVVLGVIVLTKFLLGAWVVVVAIPIVMGLFLAIRRHYGYVARRLRSRQLRPIPNPRPKGAVAFNPAIVLVGNVHRGSLEALEYACSIADDIVAIHVDVGTTQREELLEDWKLLQTNIQLIILDSPYRSAISPIVEFVREFEDRHPDVFSTVILPTFVPRNWWEELLHNQTAFFLRAALRANRSGVIVSTVRFYL; encoded by the coding sequence ATGTCCTTATACTTTCAACTTAAACGATGGTTAGTCGGCGATCCTTTACCGACGAGTGCTTCTGAGGAAGAACGCTTGAGTAACGCTGCCGGCTTGGCGGTGCTTGCCTCGGATGCGCTTTCCTCTGTGGCTTATGCGACTGAGGAGATTCTTTTGGTGCTGATAGCAGCCGGCAGCGCAGCGCTGACTTGGTCTTTGCCCATTGCCGGTGCGATTGTCGTGCTGCTTGTAGTGGTGGTGCTGTCCTACCAGCAAACGATTCGCGCCTATCCCAAGGGCGGTGGTTCTTATATCGTGGCGCGGGAAAATTTGGGACTGGTGCCAGGGTTGGTAGCCGCCGGCTCACTGATGATTGATTATATCTTGACGGTAACGGTCAGTATTTCTGCCGGCACGGCGGCCCTCACCTCAGCGGTTCCAACTCTCAAACCTTACACAGAATTATTGTGTCTGATTTTCATTTTCTTACTAATGGTCGCTAATCTACGAGGTGTCAGGGCATCAGGCCAATTATTTGTAATTCCCACTTACACCTTTGTCGTCTCTATTGGATTACTAATTCTTTTAGGTTTGTTTAACCAATTTACAGGTCGAATTACGAATACCGAGTCAGTGATTCAAGCAACAGAAGGCATTAGTTTATTTTTAGTTTTGCGAGCATTTTCAGCCGGCTGTGCGGCACTCACCGGCGTAGAGGCGATCTCCGATGGCATCTTAGCTTTTAAACCCCCTGAATGGAAAAATGCCCGCATTACCTTGGGCTACATGGGCGTGCTCTTGGCCTTCATGTTTATAGGCATTACTTATCTTGCCCACGCTTATCATATTGTTCCCCACGAGGGAGAAACAGCGGTTTCGCTATTGAGTCGCGAGATTTTGGGCCGTGGGCCGCTATATTACTTCTTGCAAACTACAACGCTGCTGATTTTACTATTAGCAGCAAATACTAGCTTCGCAGATTTTCCCAGGCTGTGTTATTTCCTAGCCCGCGATGGATTTTTGCCACGGCAGTTAGCGCTCTTAGGCGATCGCTTGGTGTACTCTAATGGCATCATTTTACTGAGTGTTTGTGCCGGCATTTTAGTTCTGATTTTCAGAGGAAATACTAGCGCAATCATTCCCCTTTATGCAGTTGGCGTGTTCACGTCTTTTACCCTCTCACAAGCCGGCATGGTTGTTCATTGGTTTAAAGAGCGGTCTGCCGGTTGGCAAGCCAGTGCCGTGATGAACAGTTTAGGCGCTTTAACAACGGCAGTTGTTCTCGGGGTGATTGTACTCACAAAGTTCCTTTTAGGCGCTTGGGTTGTGGTGGTGGCAATTCCAATCGTTATGGGCTTATTTTTAGCAATTCGGCGTCACTATGGATACGTGGCAAGGCGTCTGCGGTCGCGTCAGTTGCGGCCTATTCCTAACCCTAGACCGAAAGGTGCTGTTGCTTTTAATCCAGCGATTGTGTTAGTAGGAAATGTACATCGAGGATCATTAGAAGCGCTGGAATATGCCTGTAGCATTGCTGATGATATTGTGGCGATTCATGTCGATGTTGGCACGACACAGCGAGAGGAACTGTTGGAAGACTGGAAACTCCTACAAACTAATATTCAACTAATCATTTTGGATTCGCCTTACCGCAGTGCAATTTCGCCGATTGTCGAATTTGTTCGTGAATTTGAAGATCGCCATCCAGACGTTTTTTCTACAGTGATTCTTCCTACATTTGTCCCTCGTAATTGGTGGGAGGAGCTTTTGCACAATCAAACAGCTTTTTTCTTAAGAGCAGCTTTGCGCGCTAACCGCAGCGGTGTAATTGTCTCTACTGTGCGATTTTATCTGTAA